In the Verrucomicrobia bacterium CG1_02_43_26 genome, CTACTTCAGGGGCAGTAAACCATTCCTTTGCTTTCATCAGTTGATCAAGTTTTTCGTTCATCATAATAGGGTATTGGGTTAGTTTTTGAGATGTTTTTGTCTTTGATTAAGAGGGATTTGTAACATTTTTTTACATAAAGAGAAATTTTAATGTTGTAATAGATAATTTCCTTAGTGTATAATATACGACAGTCAATCCTAGAAAAGACAAATGAATTATATCAATTCCACAGAGAAAATCAATAAAAAAGATAAAGAATTAAGGCGCACATTTGCTCTTCGCTTCCGTGTGCTCATGGCTTACCATGATGTTGCCTTACACGATATTGCCAAAGCGGTCGGCTATCCGATTTCTACAATTGGTACATGGAGGAATGGACGTATTCCGTCATCTCCAGAAGCTATCCATAAGTTAGCAGACTTTTTCCGTGTCACGCCTGAGTTTTTATTATTAGGCCGTGTCAAACACGATGAAAGCCAAGCAGCTATGGAGGTTGTGAACCAAATCCGCGTTCTTCTAAGTGAGCTCGATGACCACACGGTCATCAAAGACATGCTGAAACTGGAAAGACCAGCAGCTGTTAATGAAGATGCTCAGGAAGACGACTTGGTCGCCCAATCCGTCTAATAAGCTTTTTAGTCCACAATGGGCTCTTTTTCTTCAGCGATTCGCTTGAATTGCTGAAGGTATTTCATACCTGTGGGTTTCCCGAATCGGTAGATCAGGTACATAACCATCTGCCAAAATAGACTTATGCCGGACTGGGTTAAGTCTATTGTCTGGGTGAGTAATGTTCCTCCTTCTTGGTCTGTAATATGGTATATTTCATATACCACGTTCTCTTTATTGAATTCCGGGTTGTTGCATGCGATTATAAGCTCATCGGGCGGTTTGTATGACACGATTTCCGCATTAGAAGGTAATTTTTTACCCTTCATTTTATAGGTAATCTTGTATTTATAGCCTTCCCGTCTCGAGCCATAGGATACAGGTACTATTTCTTGTACTTTCGGGTTCCATTTGTGCCAGGTACGAGTGTCGTTCAAGAGCTCCCAAACAACCTCTTTCCGGCAATGAATCAGAGTACTGTCCTTTAACTTCATTGGGGTAATTTTGAGGTGAATTACCCTATTATAAAGGTAGCGTTATGCCTTTGTAAAAACTAAAGCGCTTGCCGTTCGTAATCCAGTGCGGCAAGCGCGTAAAGCGCCGCTGTTTCTACCCGCAACACATTCTTGGCCAATCGAACTGGTAAAACGTTAACCGACCTTGCCATCTCGTATTCCGAAGGAGTAAAGTCGCCCTCTGGCCCAATCAGAAAAATCAACTGTTTCAAGTTTTTAAAATCTAATTTTTGGAGGGTGTTTTTTAAGGGGACACTATTCGCTTCCAAACTCCCCATCAAGCATACTTCATTATCAGAAATCGAGGCAGATAAGCTCTCTATGTAATGCTTAAAGGTTTGTATCTCAGTAATCTGGGGTATGCACAGGTTACCGGATTGCTTGCAGGATTCAATGGCAGTGTGCTCCCAGCGTTGCCCTTTGTTTTCTTTACGTTCCGCGTTTAATTGAACCTCGGTACGTTCTGTTTGTAGGGGAATGATCCTGGTCGCCCCAATTTCGGTTGCCTTGCGTATAATGGATTCCATGGTTTTTCCTTTAGGAATCGCCACAGCCAGGGTAATTTCAGGATATTGTCTGGTAACTGCTTTTATATTGCCTGCTGTCACAACAGCGGCATGTTTACGTATTTCAGTCACATTTCCTTCGCAAAAGCAGTTATCGGCACTAAACAGCGTTACTTGGTCACCTACCTGTGCTCTCAAAACATTTACCAAATGGTGAGATTCCTCCTTCGATAAGGTAAATTTATGTTCTTTGTTTGGGCTATTTTTGGGTAAACCTGAATAAAAGCAGCAAAATTTCTTCATTATAACTTATTGCGGTTAAGGGACTTGTGTTTTTATTTAAAATTATTTAAATTTTTTTGAACAAAGTCTGATTAAGGGCAGTCTACCTATATGAATCTACTGGTCAACGAGTAAGATTAAAATTTTCAAGTTGGTTTGTAGTTTGTCTTTAGGTTTTGAAATAATCGCTCACTCAAAAGGTGGGCGATTTTTCTTTTTTAGAAAATTACCCGGTAGAAAGAAATTTTGCTACATGCTCAATTTTTTTTTAAATTTTTTTGAACGAATGTCAGAATAAGGCTGTCTACCCTTATAGATAAACCCAATCATATTGGTGAAAATTTCAATTTAGATAGGTTTGTAGTTTGTCTTTAGGTTTTAGAAGGCCGTCTCTGTGGAGGCGGTCTTCTTGTTTTTCAGCTATTTTGCGGGCTTTAATTAAGGTGCTAGACGCTCAATTATCCAGTTGCCTTTATCATCCAAGCGATATTGAAAGCGGTCGTGGAGGCGTTTATTCCTTCCTTGCCAGAATTCAAAAGCAATTGGGGTTATGCAATAGCCGCCCCAGTTGTCAGGAAGATCAATGGGGTGATCTTTGAATTTTTGCTCAAATTGATCGAATCGATCATCCAAAAATGCTCGGTTAGGGACAACCTGGCTTTGAGGAGATGCCCAAGCGCCAATCTGACTTTCACGTGGCCTTGTTTTGAAATAAGAGGCAGACGCTTCTGATGACAACTTTTCGGCACGCCCTAAAACTTGAATTTGCCTGTTTAAAGGAAGCCAAAGAAATAGAAGAGAAACATTCGGATTTAGAGTAATATCTTGTGCTTTTCGGCTACCATAGTTGGTGTAAAAGACGAATCCGCGGGAATCGAAAGACTTCAGGAGTAGGGTGCGGTTGCATGGGAAGTTGTCCTGACGGATCGTTCCTAGAGTAAAGGCATTGGGTTCTTCTATGTTTGAGTTAACCGCTTCATCGAACCATTGCTGAAATTGCTGAATAGGATCTGCCTTAAGAGCCGTTTTTCTTAGGCCTTTCTCCGAATATTCCTTGCGCATATCATGAATTTCCATTGCGTATAAACGTTTATTTGAATAGGAATGTTATTTGATTGGTAGTCACCTACGTCTAGCATTAAGGCTAAAATCAATTTTCAGGGCAATGGTAATATTTCCGTTTATCACAGATGAGGTTCTAATGGCTCTGAAGTCAGAATTTGAAACCCCTCTATTTGTCTATAGCGAGGCAGAGCTTATGCGCAACGCAAAGACTATGCTGGATTTTCATAACCCTTACGGTTTAACCGTTCGCTATGCCATGAAAGCTTTACCAAACGCAGCTATTTTAAGGTTATTTGATAGCATGGGAATCCATATCGATGCCAGCTCTGGTTTCGAAGCTGAGCGTGCGCTTTTGGCGGGTATTAAGGGAGAGAAAATTAGCCTGAGCAGCCAGGAGCTTCCCAGGAATTTAAGTGCGCTACTGGATTCAGGTATCTTATTTAATGCTTGTTCCCTTAGGCAGTTAGAGGCATTTGGCAAAATTCGTCCGAATCATGAAGTGGGAGTTCGTTTTAACCCAGGTCTTGGTTCAGGGGGAAGTCGTAAGACAAATGTAGGCGGCCCGTCCGCGAGTTTTGGGATATGGTACGAGAATTGGAAGGATGTAGCGGCTACAGCAGCCAAATACGGTTTGAAAATTGTACGAATTCACACCCATATCGGTTCCGGAGCAGAGGCAGAAGCTTGGCAACGTGCTGCTGAAATGAGCCTTGATATTGTGCGGCAATTTCCTGAGGTGACGATATTGAATTTGGGAGGCGGTTTTAAAGTGGGGCGCGTACCGGAGGAAAAGAGCGTGGATACCCGTTTAATCAGTTCCGCTATAACCCAAAAGCTGGAAAACTTTGCTGAAGAAACAGGCCGACAACTTCATCTGGAGGTCGAGCCAGGAACTTATCTTGTGGCTAGTGGCGGTGTATTAATAACAACGATTGATGACATTGTCGCTACGGGGCAAGAGGGTTATGAATTTATTAAACTAAACGCTGGCCTCACGGAAATTATGCGTCCTGCCTTGTACGGTGCGCATCACCCGATCATGGTGTTAACTGATCAATTAGCGCGAGCACCGTTTAGTTACAAGAAATATGTTGTTGTTGGGCATTGTTGTGAATCTGGCGATTTAATAACCTGCGGCGAGACTCCAGAAACAATCGCCTCAATAGAGCTGCTTGAGGCAAAAGTAGGTGATACATTAGCCATTGGGGCAGTTGGCGCCTATTGCTCAGCCATGTGCGCTAAGAATTACAATTCATTCCCAGAAGCGGCCGAAGTTTTATTAAGGGAAGATGGTACTCCAATTCTCATTCGCAAGCGCCAAACCTTAGGTCAAATTATTGAAAATGAGCTATGATTCCGTAGGGATAATTTTACTTGCGTTAGTTTTTCCTGTGCTATAAAGTCCATGCCATGGACATGATCACTAAGTACATTGAAATCCCCGATCCCTTACACCCCGCTTTAGTACACTTTCCTATAGCGCTTATTATTTTGGCAACCCTGTGTGCCTTAATAGGCTTACTTCCCGGTAAGTTTTTTCCTCGCATGACAGCATTTGTATTAGTCCTGGCAGCTGTCGCCGCCCAGTACACATTGCAGGCCGGTGAAGATGCCGCAAATCAATTTCTTGCTGCTTATCCCTCTGCAGAAGCCCTCTTAGACGAGCACGCTCAATGGGCTCACTGGACCTACCGAGGCTCTTTTGCGGTGGCTTTATTAGCCGTTGTTTCCATGTTCATGTTAAACGTGAAAAAAGTTTCATGGCTCCTAAGGCTTTTAACCTTTGTCGGTACGCTCTTTCTTAGCTTTTCTGTCTACCAGACGGGTATGCACGGCGGTTGGATGGTCTACGGTAAAGCACTAAAATTATCCGAAGTGCCAAGTGATGCCACAGACGGTATGATTGTCCCCGTGAACGAGCCTTCCCAAAGCCATACTTCGTCCACAAGCCACAAGTAAAGTCATTTTCAAGTAACAAAAAAACTCGAAAACGATTTGTTTTCGAGTTTTTTTGTTTTTGTAAGGAGGTGATTTTACCCTAACTGACTCTAATAGATTTGGACTTTCTTTCCTTGGAATTGGTTAAGTTAATTTCCAGAATGCCATCCTTATACTGAGCCCTAAGTGAGTCCATATCCAGTTTGTTATTAACGCGTAGGCTTAATTGATAGTCCATCGCAGGAATCTCTTTATGGATCAATCTGTAATTATTTGAGGCGGGTTTAGATTTATTCGCGTTAAGATAAAGAATATTATTTTTTAACGTAAGCTCAATATCTTGCTTAGCGACACCCGGAAGGTGCACATTTATCTGAACTCCCTCGGGATGCGCCATGACTTCATAGTCCGGCTTCCTGAAGGCTGTTTGCGTTAGCGTTCTTTTTTCTTCTAGCAATGTTGTCATATGTTTCTAAGGTGAAGTTGTTACTTAATTTCAATGCGACGCGGTTTTTTGGATTCCATCCTGGGGAGTGTTAGGTGCAGAATTCCATCTTTTAGTTCAGCGGAGACGCGATCTTTATCAACATGATCGGGAAGAAGGATACTGTTTGAGAACGAACGCTCTTTGTGCTGTTTGAACCCCTTATCCTTTTGATCAAATACTTCTTGCGCCTCAACGGTGAGGGTATTTTCTTCCACAAAGATATTAATATTTTCCTTTTTCATGCCAGGAAGTTCCAATTGCGCATAGATATTGGAATCGTCTTCGTAAATATCAATTAGAGCGTGGCTTTGTCCTCGTGACTGTATATTGGATAGCTCATTTAGCAAGGTGTTGAAATTTTGAAAAGGATCCCAATTGCCAAAATTCAGGTTCTCCAAAATTCCACCTCTAGATTCAGATTTGATTAGATTACTCATATTAATTCATGTCCTTTCAATTCAAGTTCACCTGATTGTATTGCTAAAAGCGTGCCAATAATTTGGTTTCGCTAAGTTGTTCTAGTCGAAGGAATTAAAGATTGGTGAATTTAATTTCAGTACGAAAAAATGGCACATATTTTGTGGATCTGTGTCATTTTTTCTCGTTTTGCCCGAAGGCAGAGCTTTTAGTTGTAACTAAAAAAATTGGCGTCCCGTAGGGGATTCGAACCCCTGTCGCTGGAATGAAAATCCAGTGTCCTGGACCTGGCTAGACGAACGGGACATGCCATATAATGTAGAGAATCTTACGAAAAATCGTTTCTATTGCAAGACTTTTTTAACAAATTTATGTGACGAGTAGCGACACTTGAGAAAACACGTTGATAGTTAATGAAATAGGCGTGAAAATTTTTCCCGTACACGTGTATTTGACTTTTGTAATATATTCCAATAGCCTCATCTCTTATTTATATTATCACCGTAGACAGCTTCTTTAAGGCGAGGTAGCCTTGTTTACACATTTTCAAAATATCATAAGCATGAAATATATTTTTATAACAGGAGGCGTTGTATCTTCGCTAGGAAAAGGGTTAACGGCCGGGGCGCTAGGAGCTCTGCTAGAAGTGCGTGGAGTATCGGTCCGCTTACAAAAATTTGATCCCTATCTAAACGTAGATCCTGGAACGATGAGCCCCTTTCAGCATGGTGAAGTTTATGTTTTGGATGATGGTGCGGAAACAGACTTAGACTTGGGCCACTATGAGCGCTTTACCAATACCCAGCTAACACGCTTTAATAGCCTAACATCGGGTCAAATTTACGAGTCTGTCTTGCAGAAGGAGCGACGTGGAGATTATTTAGGTAAAACAGTCCAGGTGATACCTCATGTAACCAATGAGATCAAAGAACGCATTTATAAGGCGGGAGAAGGCGTAGATGTTCTTATTACTGAAATTGGCGGAACGATTGGGGACATCGAAGGGCTTCCTTTTATTGAAGCGATGCGCCAATTTGCTTTGGAGGTAGGAAAAGAAAATGTTTTATTTATTCATGTAACGTTATTGCCTTATTTAAAGGCTGCCGGGGAATTAAAAACAAAGCCCTCCCAACAGAGCGTGGCAAAGCTGAGAGAAATAGGCATACAGCCGGATATTTTGGTTTGCCGAACAGAACACTCCATAACAGAAGAGTTGCGTCACAAATTAAGCATGTTTTGTAACGTACCCAAGGAAGCCGTTATAGAAGAAAAAGATGTTGATTTTTCGATTTATGAATTGCCTATGAGGCTTCATGAAGAAGGCCTAGATAATCTTGTTGTGAAAATGATGCGTATGGATGCACCAGCTAAGCCAATTACTGTTTGGCTAGACGTTGTGCGTAGGCTGAAAAACCCAAGTTGCCACGTTTCAATTGGCGTTGTGGGTAAATATATAGAGCTACAAGATGCCTACAAGTCTGTGTATGAATCCTTAACGCATGCTGGAATTGGGCATGATTGCCGTGTTAATTTAGTGTTGATTGATTCCGAGCATTTAGAGTTGGGAGATGTCGAAAATTACTTTAAAGGACTTGATGGATTAGTGATCCCTGGCGGTTTTGGCGATAGAGGAATCGAGGGCAAGGTATTGGCAGCTAAGTACGCGCGAGAAAACAAACTACCTTATTTCGGCTTATGCTTGGGGATGCAAATCGCAGCGATTGAGTTTGCTAGAAACGTGCTTGGTTTAACGGATGCTAACAGTAGCGAGTTTGACGAAGCCACGAAGAACCCGATTATAGCTATAATGGAAGAACAGAAGGGGATTGCTGAGAAAGGGGGCACTATGCGTTTAGGCTCTTATGAATGCAAGTTAAAGGAGGGCTCCAAGGCTCGTGCCGCCTACGGAAGCGATAGCGTTCGTGAAAGACATCGTCATCGTTATGAATTTAATAACAAATATTGTGAAGCTTTTGAAAAAAATGGCTTTAACATTGTTGGTACCAATCCAAAGCGTAATTTAGTAGAGATATTGGAGTTGAGCGATCACCCATGGTATGTTGGAGTGCAGTTCCATCCTGAGTTTTTATCAAAACCAAATAAACCGCATCCGTTGTTTGCGAATTTTATTGGTGCCGCTATTGAACAGAAAAAGAAGTTAACAGATGTTGTACGATAAGCATAAATTTTTGTTAGTAGCAGGGCCGTGTGCGCTTGAAAGTAGTGAGGTATGCGAGCGTGTGTGTGAAACTTTAAAAGAACTGCAACATCAGTTTCCCGAACTGAATATTGTTTTTTCCGGTTCATTTGATAAGGCTAACAGAACATCTTTAAACAGCCCCAGGGGGCCAGGCTTAGAAAAAGGCCTTGAATTATTGAGATCAATGAAGGAGGCTTATGGCTTTCCCTTATCTACCGATATTCATTTACCGGAGCACGCTGCCAAGGTTGCTAAAGTGTGTGATGTATTGCAGATACCTGCCTTTTTGGCTCGTCAGACTGATCTGGTTGTAGCTGCGGCGAAGACAGGCAAGGTTGTTTCGGTGAAAAAAGGTCAATTTATGTCGCCTTATGAAATGCCGTATGTTGTGGATAAATTGGAAGAAAGTAATGCTCGTGAAATTTGGCTTATTGAGCGAGGAACAACTTTTGGTTACCAGAATTTGATCGTAGACATGCGCTCTTTTCCGATCATGAAAAGTAATGATTGTCCTGTTATTTTTGATGCCACCCATAGCGTACAGTTGCCAGGCGCGGCAAGTGGTAAAAGTGGAGGTGAACGGCAGTTTATAGAGCCGCTTACATTGGCAGCAATTGCCTCAGGAGCTCAGGGGCTTTATATAGAAACGCACCCAGAGCCAGAAAACGCTATTTCTGACAGCGCTACTCAGATCGCTACAGGAATGTTAGCCCCATTTATAGAACGTTGCTTGCGTGTTTACGCGGCCTCAAATCGCTAACAGGCTTTATTAACTCTCAGAGCGTTTCTTTTCCGTTGATTTCTCGCGGGAGGATACTATGCCCGTATAGGGAGTACTTTCATCTCGTTTTGCGTCTACAACAATGTGTGTTGGTATAGCCGCTGAATTTTTTTCAAAGTCGTGGTGAAAGCTAGTTCCTAGGGATTTTGCACCTTGTGAAACGATATCAATGTACTCTTTGCGGATGGCTGTTTCTGTGGTAGCTCTCAGGTTTTTGATGAAATATTCAGGTTTAGCGACATAGGTATAAACCGGGCCACCTGATATAAGCTTTTCTGTGAGTTTATGCGTTACCTTTATTCTGTCATATACGAGTTCTCTTTTATCAAATTCCCTAAGCTCTTTTTCTGAGACAATGAAGATTATACCGTTCACAACGGATTCTTCATTTTTTTCTATATTTAGATATATTATATTTTCTGGGTAAACTAATTTACCATCTTCTTCATAATAATATGTGTCATTGGGGTATCGAATACTCCAGGAGCGTTTCCATCCTTTTATTTCAGCTGGAATAAGCGGCCCATCGTAGGTGCGCCCCAATGTGCGTTCCATGCTGATTTTGTTTAGTAGAGAGCCGTAGGCGAAGATGGCATAGTGGTTTGGGGGGAGTTGGATGGTGGAGGAGGTTGGGGTTTTTAGGTATAAAGTTGCTATTGTAGCTATGGTTAAGAGCATAAGGGCCCAGCTCGATAGGTGTAGGATGTGGTGTCTTTTTTCGCGTCCGTTCATGATTTGTTTTGTTTAGTTATTAACAATATGTATTATGGTTTATTTTTTAAATATGTCAAATGTATATTATTTACATTATTTTTTATTGACTATTTGTTTTTTTATTGCTATTATCTATGTATTGTTAATAAAAACAATAAAATAATAAAGAGTATTAAGGTATGAATAATTTTTCGGCACAGGTAAAGTCAACAATAGGTGGATATGGTCTTTTTGGTAATTTGGTAAAGCCAAAGGAAGAGAAGAGTAACGGAGAAGGTGTTGTTGATGTCAACGGTAACTCAAGGTCGACAGAGGATTTGAAGAGTACGAAGAAGTACATGATTGATAATTACGGTTCTAACAACGGTGTTGTTGGTAGTGTGCGTGATTGGGAGGATTCTGTTGAAAAGAGTGGTTGTAACTGTAATTGCTGTAGTGGATGTATGAGCACTGTAAAGACGATTACTACGGCTCCATTTGTTCTGGCATATGAGAAATGTGTTCCGGAATCAGTAAAAGAGTTTGGGCAAAGGAACATTCAGTCTATTAAAGATGTTAAGCACTACCTTGTGGATGAAAATAATAATCTGGAGTGCACCGGCAATGTATCTACCATAATGGGTACCGTAGGGGGCGTTGTAGGAGGGATTTCACCTCTTTT is a window encoding:
- a CDS encoding CTP synthase, producing the protein MKYIFITGGVVSSLGKGLTAGALGALLEVRGVSVRLQKFDPYLNVDPGTMSPFQHGEVYVLDDGAETDLDLGHYERFTNTQLTRFNSLTSGQIYESVLQKERRGDYLGKTVQVIPHVTNEIKERIYKAGEGVDVLITEIGGTIGDIEGLPFIEAMRQFALEVGKENVLFIHVTLLPYLKAAGELKTKPSQQSVAKLREIGIQPDILVCRTEHSITEELRHKLSMFCNVPKEAVIEEKDVDFSIYELPMRLHEEGLDNLVVKMMRMDAPAKPITVWLDVVRRLKNPSCHVSIGVVGKYIELQDAYKSVYESLTHAGIGHDCRVNLVLIDSEHLELGDVENYFKGLDGLVIPGGFGDRGIEGKVLAAKYARENKLPYFGLCLGMQIAAIEFARNVLGLTDANSSEFDEATKNPIIAIMEEQKGIAEKGGTMRLGSYECKLKEGSKARAAYGSDSVRERHRHRYEFNNKYCEAFEKNGFNIVGTNPKRNLVEILELSDHPWYVGVQFHPEFLSKPNKPHPLFANFIGAAIEQKKKLTDVVR
- a CDS encoding diaminopimelate decarboxylase translates to MVIFPFITDEVLMALKSEFETPLFVYSEAELMRNAKTMLDFHNPYGLTVRYAMKALPNAAILRLFDSMGIHIDASSGFEAERALLAGIKGEKISLSSQELPRNLSALLDSGILFNACSLRQLEAFGKIRPNHEVGVRFNPGLGSGGSRKTNVGGPSASFGIWYENWKDVAATAAKYGLKIVRIHTHIGSGAEAEAWQRAAEMSLDIVRQFPEVTILNLGGGFKVGRVPEEKSVDTRLISSAITQKLENFAEETGRQLHLEVEPGTYLVASGGVLITTIDDIVATGQEGYEFIKLNAGLTEIMRPALYGAHHPIMVLTDQLARAPFSYKKYVVVGHCCESGDLITCGETPETIASIELLEAKVGDTLAIGAVGAYCSAMCAKNYNSFPEAAEVLLREDGTPILIRKRQTLGQIIENEL
- a CDS encoding pyridoxamine 5'-phosphate oxidase, with translation MEIHDMRKEYSEKGLRKTALKADPIQQFQQWFDEAVNSNIEEPNAFTLGTIRQDNFPCNRTLLLKSFDSRGFVFYTNYGSRKAQDITLNPNVSLLFLWLPLNRQIQVLGRAEKLSSEASASYFKTRPRESQIGAWASPQSQVVPNRAFLDDRFDQFEQKFKDHPIDLPDNWGGYCITPIAFEFWQGRNKRLHDRFQYRLDDKGNWIIERLAP
- a CDS encoding 3-deoxy-8-phosphooctulonate synthase, with protein sequence MLYDKHKFLLVAGPCALESSEVCERVCETLKELQHQFPELNIVFSGSFDKANRTSLNSPRGPGLEKGLELLRSMKEAYGFPLSTDIHLPEHAAKVAKVCDVLQIPAFLARQTDLVVAAAKTGKVVSVKKGQFMSPYEMPYVVDKLEESNAREIWLIERGTTFGYQNLIVDMRSFPIMKSNDCPVIFDATHSVQLPGAASGKSGGERQFIEPLTLAAIASGAQGLYIETHPEPENAISDSATQIATGMLAPFIERCLRVYAASNR